In the Kribbella sp. NBC_00482 genome, one interval contains:
- a CDS encoding FAD-binding oxidoreductase: MTNESDLPVVQLTPGRWGDPAHPVDLPSAAVDALKHLGVRRTGVEPVEPADRPGLTDDQLSFLNQVVGAEHVASDLDSRWAHTRGYSTTDLLRDRAGDTSDMPDAVVYPASHDEVQELLTGCADQDLAVVPYSGGTSVVGGLAPSRRFVTVDLRRLDQLVDLDEVSRTATLQAGVRGPAAEALLAERGYTLGHFPQSYEGASIGGYAAARSSGQSSAGYGRFDQMVVALTLATPRGTIELGRAPMSAAGPDLRQFVLGSEGAFGIITSVVVRIRPRPTERHFEGWRFESFDTGLAAVRRLAQDGPLPTVLRLSDEVETAVNLADPDVLGGGSGGVLAIIGFDGPYNQATAEVLTAAGGKNLGADPGETWRVGRYRAPYLRDPLLDEGALVETLETAAFWSRIPALKAAVTEALVGALGATPPLVLCHISHVYETGASLYFTVICAQSDDPIEQWRTAKHAANQAIADAGGTISHHHGVGTDHRDAYATEIGSLAVETLRAVKRTLDPDNVMNPGILIPED; encoded by the coding sequence GTGACCAACGAATCCGACCTCCCGGTGGTGCAACTCACGCCCGGCCGCTGGGGCGACCCGGCCCACCCGGTCGACCTCCCGTCCGCCGCGGTCGACGCGCTGAAGCACCTCGGGGTACGGCGAACCGGTGTCGAGCCCGTCGAACCGGCCGACCGACCAGGGCTCACCGACGACCAACTGTCGTTCTTGAATCAGGTCGTCGGAGCTGAGCACGTGGCCTCGGACCTGGACTCGCGCTGGGCGCACACCCGCGGCTACTCGACGACGGACCTGCTGAGGGACCGCGCAGGCGACACTTCGGACATGCCGGATGCGGTGGTCTACCCCGCCTCACACGACGAAGTGCAGGAGCTGCTGACCGGTTGCGCCGATCAGGACCTCGCCGTCGTCCCGTATTCCGGCGGTACGTCGGTAGTCGGCGGCCTCGCCCCATCGCGCCGGTTCGTCACCGTGGATCTGCGGCGCCTCGATCAACTGGTCGACCTCGACGAGGTCTCGCGAACGGCCACGCTGCAGGCCGGCGTCCGCGGCCCAGCCGCCGAGGCGTTGCTCGCCGAGCGCGGCTACACGCTGGGGCACTTCCCGCAGTCCTACGAGGGTGCGTCGATCGGCGGCTACGCGGCGGCGCGGTCGAGCGGCCAGTCGTCGGCCGGGTACGGCCGCTTCGACCAGATGGTCGTCGCCCTGACCCTCGCCACTCCGCGCGGCACGATCGAGCTCGGACGCGCGCCGATGTCCGCGGCCGGCCCGGACCTGCGCCAGTTCGTGCTCGGGTCCGAGGGCGCGTTCGGCATCATCACGTCGGTCGTCGTACGGATCCGTCCACGACCGACCGAGCGGCATTTCGAAGGCTGGCGGTTCGAGAGCTTCGACACCGGGCTGGCGGCCGTACGACGGCTCGCGCAGGACGGCCCGTTACCGACGGTGCTTCGGCTGTCGGACGAGGTCGAGACCGCGGTGAACCTGGCCGACCCGGACGTGCTCGGCGGCGGATCCGGCGGTGTCCTCGCGATCATCGGCTTCGACGGCCCGTACAACCAGGCGACCGCGGAAGTGCTGACGGCCGCCGGCGGGAAGAACCTCGGCGCGGATCCGGGCGAGACGTGGCGGGTCGGTCGCTACCGGGCGCCGTACCTCCGTGATCCCCTGCTCGACGAAGGCGCGCTCGTCGAGACCCTCGAGACGGCGGCGTTCTGGTCGCGCATCCCGGCCCTGAAGGCGGCCGTCACCGAAGCGCTCGTCGGCGCCTTGGGTGCCACGCCGCCTTTGGTCCTCTGCCACATCTCGCACGTCTACGAGACCGGCGCCTCGCTCTACTTCACGGTGATCTGCGCGCAGTCCGACGATCCGATCGAGCAGTGGCGAACCGCGAAACACGCCGCCAACCAGGCGATCGCCGACGCCGGCGGCACGATCTCCCACCACCACGGCGTCGGCACCGACCACCGCGACGCCTATGCCACAGAGATCGGCTCCTTGGCCGTGGAAACCCTGCGCGCGGTCAAACGAACCCTCGACCCTGACAACGTCATGAACCCGGGCATCCTGATCCCCGAAGACTGA
- a CDS encoding SDR family NAD(P)-dependent oxidoreductase: MTPEPSDRPVALITGASAGLGLALAHGLADRGWALVIDARGAEALKDTADALADRTDVVPLAGDVTDPEHRADLVEAITELGRLDLLINNASYLGQSPLQALATADLDELRRVYEVDVLAPIALTQALLPALTTASGVLINISSDAAVEAYETWGGYGSAKAALDHATRILAAEHPALAVYAVDPGDLRTAMHQAAFPGEDISDRPEPATVVPAFLQLLDSRPESGRYRAAEFAPAVAS; the protein is encoded by the coding sequence ATGACTCCTGAACCGTCCGACCGTCCTGTTGCTCTCATCACCGGCGCGTCCGCCGGGCTTGGGCTCGCACTCGCGCACGGGCTGGCCGATCGCGGCTGGGCGCTCGTGATCGACGCACGTGGCGCCGAAGCGCTCAAGGACACCGCCGACGCATTGGCTGACCGCACCGACGTCGTACCGCTGGCGGGCGACGTCACCGACCCCGAACACCGCGCCGACCTGGTGGAGGCGATCACCGAGCTCGGCCGCCTCGACCTGCTCATCAACAACGCCAGCTACCTCGGGCAGAGCCCGCTGCAAGCGCTGGCCACAGCCGACCTCGACGAGCTCCGTCGCGTCTACGAGGTCGACGTACTCGCGCCAATCGCACTCACGCAAGCCCTGCTCCCAGCACTCACTACAGCGTCCGGTGTGCTGATCAACATCAGCTCCGACGCCGCAGTGGAGGCCTACGAGACCTGGGGTGGCTACGGCTCCGCCAAGGCCGCTCTGGACCACGCGACTCGGATCCTGGCCGCTGAGCACCCAGCACTAGCGGTGTACGCCGTTGACCCAGGTGATCTGCGTACAGCGATGCACCAGGCCGCCTTCCCTGGTGAGGACATCTCCGACCGGCCTGAGCCCGCAACCGTCGTACCGGCGTTCCTGCAGCTGCTGGACAGCCGGCCGGAGAGTGGCAGGTACCGAGCGGCCGAGTTCGCACCAGCGGTGGCCTCATGA